From uncultured Desulfobacter sp., the proteins below share one genomic window:
- a CDS encoding proton-conducting transporter membrane subunit: MSNIVFLLIVLPIISAMVCFLIRVGLVRTITVTATGAVLAVTSLVLLGQDDFTCAVPGGWEILVTILDFALLALILFFGFKLNNRIIKSLTIFQLVLLAVFELFILEHGPDVPALLGDSLSLIMVVIVSIIGSLICIFGLPYMKKHEEHLKLEKSRQPIFFLFLLLFLGAMNGLVLSNNILWLYFFFEVTTFCSFALIGHDGTKEAVENATQALWMNSCGGAMLLTAIVIVYTVAGTLDISVLLTRGPVSGVLLAAVGFISLAGFVKAAQLPCQSWLLGAMVAPTPVSALLHSSTMVKAGVYMVLRFCPMFEGTFLSHGIALCGAFTFLVCAALAIGQNNGKKILAYSTVSNLGLIIACAGINTPLAVISAVMLIIFHAISKSLLFLCVGTIEQAIGSRDIEDMRGLYKTMPRTAVVTIIGILSMLLPPFGVLLCKWMALEAASDHLFVIVMMALGSALTFVYWARWAGLLMGGHNISATPEKQPLFTRGPLVSLCIAALLFAFATPYLYTKAFVPMFAAKHAAGMSGILKGATGGFAIYPFIVLIGLATIFAIYRALRVDVKQAHPYLGGAHTGDIDDGAFLGPMETVVPYKASNFYLTEFFGEHKLTFWVNMIAGGLILLMIGGVL; this comes from the coding sequence ATGTCCAACATTGTGTTTTTATTGATCGTGCTGCCGATCATTTCGGCCATGGTCTGTTTTTTGATCCGGGTGGGCCTGGTGAGGACCATCACGGTAACCGCAACCGGGGCCGTTTTAGCGGTCACGTCCCTGGTACTTCTCGGTCAAGACGATTTTACATGCGCCGTGCCCGGGGGATGGGAAATATTGGTTACGATTTTGGATTTTGCGCTGCTGGCCTTGATATTATTTTTCGGGTTCAAGCTCAACAACCGGATCATCAAATCTTTGACGATTTTTCAACTGGTGCTGCTTGCCGTTTTTGAGCTGTTCATTCTGGAACACGGCCCGGATGTCCCGGCCCTGCTCGGGGACAGTCTGTCTTTAATAATGGTTGTGATCGTCTCCATTATTGGTTCTTTGATCTGCATTTTCGGGCTGCCCTACATGAAAAAACATGAGGAACACCTGAAACTTGAAAAAAGCAGACAACCAATCTTTTTTCTTTTTCTGCTTCTGTTTCTAGGCGCCATGAACGGCCTGGTCTTGTCCAACAACATATTGTGGCTCTATTTTTTCTTTGAAGTGACCACATTCTGCTCTTTTGCGCTCATCGGGCATGACGGTACCAAGGAGGCAGTGGAAAACGCAACACAGGCACTGTGGATGAACTCTTGCGGAGGCGCAATGTTATTGACGGCCATCGTTATCGTTTATACTGTCGCCGGCACCCTGGACATCTCCGTTCTTTTAACCCGTGGGCCGGTTTCAGGGGTGCTGCTTGCCGCCGTAGGATTCATCAGTCTGGCCGGATTTGTCAAGGCCGCACAACTGCCCTGCCAAAGCTGGCTGCTGGGTGCCATGGTGGCGCCTACGCCTGTTTCGGCCCTGCTGCACTCATCCACCATGGTAAAAGCCGGCGTGTACATGGTCTTACGCTTTTGCCCCATGTTTGAAGGCACCTTTTTGAGCCACGGCATCGCCCTGTGCGGGGCGTTCACCTTCCTGGTCTGCGCCGCCCTTGCCATTGGCCAGAACAACGGGAAAAAAATCCTGGCCTACTCCACGGTAAGTAACCTTGGCCTGATCATTGCCTGTGCAGGCATCAATACCCCCCTTGCCGTGATTTCAGCGGTAATGCTGATCATCTTTCACGCCATCTCAAAATCGCTGCTGTTTCTGTGCGTGGGTACCATCGAACAGGCAATCGGCTCCCGGGATATTGAAGATATGCGTGGGCTTTACAAAACCATGCCCCGAACGGCTGTGGTGACCATCATCGGCATTTTGTCCATGCTTCTGCCACCCTTTGGGGTGCTGTTGTGCAAGTGGATGGCCCTGGAAGCCGCATCCGACCATCTTTTCGTCATCGTCATGATGGCGCTGGGCAGCGCCCTGACCTTTGTTTACTGGGCCCGCTGGGCAGGCTTGCTGATGGGCGGGCACAATATTTCGGCAACGCCTGAAAAACAACCCCTGTTCACCCGAGGGCCGCTTGTGAGTCTGTGCATCGCAGCACTTCTTTTTGCCTTTGCCACACCCTATCTTTACACCAAAGCGTTTGTCCCCATGTTTGCGGCAAAACATGCGGCCGGCATGTCAGGAATCCTTAAAGGAGCCACCGGCGGATTTGCCATCTATCCCTTTATCGTTCTGATCGGTCTTGCAACAATCTTTGCCATCTACCGGGCACTTCGCGTGGATGTAAAGCAGGCACACCCGTACCTCGGCGGCGCCCATACCGGCGATATTGATGACGGTGCGTTTCTTGGACCCATGGAGACCGTTGTCCCATACAAGGCCAGCAACTTCTACCTGACGGAATTTTTCGGTGAGCACAAGCTTACCTTTTGGGTCAACATGATTGCCGGCGGACTGATCCTGTTAATGATTGGAGGTGTGTTGTAA
- a CDS encoding efflux RND transporter periplasmic adaptor subunit yields MKNMILGVGFCLFLLIGCEGDGAQRSQNEPGSALTQQQDSQRTPRQSVKKVGVITVLPQQLAVSNELPGRVSASMTAEIRPQVTGIIQERLFQEGSFVEKGRQLYQIDSARYEADYQRAKANLENAHAELENAQVLRKRYLRLIQVNGVSRQKLDDATARVKQANAAVSLAKADVKTAKINLDYTKVYSPISGYIGPSAVTRGALVTAAQETALAIVRQLDPVYVDLSQPVAQSRQLQKSLLTSRLNAGISEKFEVTLFLETTGDIYPYKGNLEATDLAVDERTGAIRLRSVLANPDGLLLPGMFVRATIEQTDRPPSIIIPQKSVSIQSDGTKTVWVVESGNTATKRRVKTGPSYKNNWVIIDGLQSGDKVIVEGAMMLREGMNVAPQQVDSHPVQGKQTPLKQSSQTEFQKHLSLQEKG; encoded by the coding sequence ATGAAAAATATGATTTTGGGGGTTGGTTTTTGTCTGTTTTTACTTATTGGATGCGAAGGGGACGGTGCTCAACGGTCTCAAAATGAACCGGGCAGCGCCCTTACTCAGCAGCAGGACTCACAAAGAACGCCCCGGCAATCTGTCAAAAAAGTTGGTGTTATAACGGTGCTGCCTCAACAACTTGCCGTTTCAAATGAGTTGCCCGGAAGGGTAAGCGCCTCAATGACCGCAGAGATTCGTCCCCAGGTTACCGGTATTATTCAGGAACGCCTGTTTCAGGAAGGAAGCTTTGTTGAAAAAGGCCGGCAGCTTTACCAAATCGATTCGGCGCGTTATGAGGCTGATTATCAGCGTGCAAAGGCTAATCTTGAAAATGCACATGCGGAACTGGAAAATGCCCAGGTTTTGCGGAAACGCTATCTGCGCTTGATTCAGGTCAATGGGGTCAGTAGGCAAAAACTCGATGATGCCACGGCCAGGGTCAAGCAGGCAAACGCGGCCGTGTCTTTGGCCAAGGCTGACGTTAAAACCGCAAAAATTAATCTGGATTATACAAAAGTCTATTCACCGATCAGTGGATATATTGGTCCATCCGCCGTAACCCGTGGCGCTTTAGTCACTGCGGCCCAGGAAACGGCCCTGGCAATTGTCCGGCAGCTCGATCCGGTTTATGTTGATTTATCCCAGCCGGTGGCCCAGAGCCGGCAATTGCAGAAAAGTTTGCTGACAAGCCGTCTCAACGCCGGGATATCCGAAAAATTTGAAGTGACCTTGTTTTTGGAGACCACCGGTGACATTTATCCGTACAAAGGTAATCTGGAAGCAACCGATCTGGCCGTTGATGAACGTACAGGGGCGATCCGGCTGCGGTCGGTTCTTGCCAATCCTGACGGGCTGCTTCTACCCGGCATGTTTGTCAGGGCCACCATTGAGCAGACCGATCGGCCACCCTCAATCATCATTCCCCAAAAAAGCGTTTCTATCCAATCGGACGGCACGAAAACTGTATGGGTTGTCGAATCCGGTAATACGGCAACAAAGCGCCGGGTCAAAACAGGGCCGTCATATAAAAATAATTGGGTTATTATAGATGGCCTTCAATCTGGAGATAAAGTGATCGTTGAGGGCGCAATGATGTTAAGGGAAGGTATGAACGTTGCACCCCAGCAAGTAGACAGCCATCCGGTGCAAGGCAAACAAACACCATTGAAACAATCGTCTCAAACAGAATTCCAAAAACACTTGTCCCTACAAGAAAAGGGTTAA
- a CDS encoding transposase: MIKTNDHNQLHLFDPWDFLSPKRRKLLDDSWAGLFQKEILRSLPVNLIKPCFSREAGRPTKELFTMLGVLLLQQAHDLTDEETVSQLAFNIQWHYALNLTEESDAAKYLCLKTLWNFRQLMIEKKLDKALFNAIADKLSVVFQVNADNQRIDSVHVKSNMRRLGRISIFAASINKFLVNLKRKSPDHFSGISTDVIGKYISEKALSCFSMVKPSDSAKTLASVSKDLYHLIQEFKSDSDVSSMYSYKLLERVLKEQCNLEVDPESGQKVALKAPKEIPSDSLQNPSDPDATYSGHKGQGYQVQVMETFTETEDEDEKARTLNLITHVEVEPASASDANALIPAMDAAKQRNLSPKELQADSLYGSDENHQIAQSDGINLVSPTMGTTKKEKLSLTDFNLAADGQIITCPQGHAPVFKKKKKERITQGFPLDTCMGCPQLEDCPVRLGKKYAYSRYTAKAARIARRRAYEQTDEFKDRYRWRAGVEATMSEYDRRTGVKRLKYRGLQAVRFAATLKAAGINLFRATIVQKALSYA; this comes from the coding sequence ATGATTAAGACAAATGACCACAATCAGCTCCACCTTTTTGATCCCTGGGACTTTTTAAGCCCGAAGCGCAGGAAATTGCTCGATGACTCCTGGGCAGGGCTTTTTCAAAAAGAAATCCTCCGCTCATTACCGGTCAATCTGATCAAACCCTGTTTCTCAAGAGAAGCAGGACGTCCCACAAAAGAACTCTTTACCATGCTCGGTGTTTTGCTGCTCCAGCAGGCTCATGATCTTACTGATGAAGAAACCGTATCCCAACTGGCATTCAATATTCAATGGCACTATGCCTTGAATTTAACGGAAGAATCAGATGCAGCCAAATATCTATGCTTGAAAACCCTGTGGAACTTCCGTCAACTCATGATCGAGAAGAAACTGGACAAAGCTCTCTTCAATGCTATTGCTGACAAACTATCCGTCGTATTTCAAGTTAATGCTGACAATCAAAGAATCGATTCGGTCCATGTTAAGTCAAATATGCGCCGGCTGGGGAGAATCAGTATCTTTGCAGCGAGTATCAATAAATTTCTGGTTAACCTGAAACGCAAATCTCCAGACCACTTTTCCGGTATCAGCACCGATGTTATCGGGAAGTATATTTCGGAAAAGGCCTTGTCCTGCTTTTCCATGGTAAAACCCTCTGATTCAGCCAAAACACTTGCAAGTGTCAGCAAGGATCTTTACCATTTGATCCAGGAATTTAAAAGCGACTCTGATGTTTCATCCATGTACAGCTACAAGCTGCTTGAAAGGGTTTTGAAAGAGCAGTGCAATCTGGAAGTTGATCCTGAAAGTGGCCAGAAGGTTGCGCTTAAAGCTCCAAAAGAGATTCCTTCAGACTCACTTCAAAATCCTTCAGACCCTGATGCGACCTACAGCGGACATAAGGGACAAGGGTACCAGGTTCAGGTGATGGAAACCTTTACAGAAACAGAGGATGAAGATGAGAAGGCCAGAACCTTGAATCTTATCACTCATGTTGAGGTGGAACCTGCCTCGGCAAGTGATGCCAATGCTCTTATCCCTGCAATGGATGCCGCCAAGCAGAGAAACCTTTCTCCCAAAGAACTCCAGGCGGACTCTCTTTATGGAAGCGATGAGAATCACCAGATTGCCCAATCAGATGGAATTAATCTTGTTTCGCCCACCATGGGAACGACCAAAAAGGAGAAGCTCAGCCTTACTGATTTCAACCTTGCGGCAGATGGGCAGATTATAACATGCCCGCAAGGGCATGCCCCGGTTTTTAAAAAGAAAAAGAAGGAACGGATTACCCAAGGTTTTCCCCTTGATACCTGCATGGGCTGCCCTCAACTGGAAGATTGTCCGGTAAGACTGGGGAAAAAGTACGCTTACAGTCGATATACCGCTAAGGCTGCAAGGATCGCCCGAAGAAGAGCTTATGAACAGACAGATGAGTTCAAAGATAGATATCGGTGGCGAGCCGGAGTCGAAGCAACAATGTCCGAATATGATCGCCGAACCGGTGTGAAACGATTAAAATATCGAGGTCTCCAAGCAGTAAGGTTCGCGGCAACCTTAAAAGCAGCAGGAATCAACCTCTTCAGGGCAACTATTGTCCAGAAGGCGCTCAGCTATGCATAA